A genomic stretch from Methanocaldococcus sp. includes:
- a CDS encoding DUF192 domain-containing protein yields MKNKIKKVRIGNLEFDVVLADNFIKRAFGLMFRDIGDRAMLFLYRRRKISIHTFFMFYPIDVVFIDKDRVVETVRLKPWKTYSCKNYSTSMLEFKCKNIDLNKLIGTKVEFMR; encoded by the coding sequence ATGAAAAATAAAATTAAAAAAGTTAGGATAGGTAATTTAGAGTTTGATGTTGTATTAGCAGATAATTTTATTAAGAGGGCTTTTGGCTTAATGTTTAGAGATATTGGAGATAGGGCAATGCTTTTTCTATATAGAAGAAGAAAAATATCTATTCATACATTTTTTATGTTTTATCCCATTGATGTTGTTTTCATAGATAAAGATAGAGTTGTGGAAACAGTTAGATTAAAACCTTGGAAAACATACAGTTGTAAAAATTATTCAACATCAATGCTTGAATTTAAATGTAAGAATATTGATTTAAATAAACTTATTGGAACTAAGGTAGAATTTATGAGATGA
- a CDS encoding ATP-dependent Clp protease proteolytic subunit: MTSMDLFFFLFFFLLFIYPEMMMKYRIMRRLRCIREIEKERKSRVIAMIHRQEALTFLGIPIYKFITIEDSEEILRAIRLTPEDMPIDLIIHTPGGLALASEQIALALKEHKAKTTVIIPHYAMSGGSLIALAADEIIMDKNAVMGPVDPQIGQYPAASILETYYRKGDKVNDETLILVDISKKAIKQMEEFVYELLKDKYGEEKAKYIAKELTSGKWTHDYPLTVNKLKKLGIEVNTNVPKKVYELLELYPQPMGAKPSVYYIPVPYNKKEREKNEK; the protein is encoded by the coding sequence ATGACATCTATGGATTTATTTTTCTTCCTTTTCTTTTTTCTACTTTTTATTTATCCAGAGATGATGATGAAGTATAGAATAATGAGAAGATTAAGATGTATAAGGGAGATAGAAAAAGAGAGGAAGAGTAGAGTTATTGCTATGATACATAGGCAGGAGGCTTTAACATTTTTGGGAATACCAATATATAAATTTATAACAATAGAAGACAGTGAAGAAATTTTAAGGGCTATAAGATTAACTCCAGAAGATATGCCAATAGATTTAATTATTCATACACCAGGTGGCTTAGCGTTGGCAAGTGAGCAAATAGCTTTGGCTTTAAAAGAGCATAAGGCAAAGACAACTGTAATAATTCCACACTATGCAATGAGTGGAGGTAGTTTAATTGCATTGGCGGCTGATGAAATAATTATGGATAAAAACGCAGTTATGGGTCCTGTAGATCCACAAATTGGACAGTATCCTGCGGCATCTATATTAGAAACATATTATAGAAAAGGAGATAAAGTAAATGATGAAACACTTATATTAGTTGATATATCAAAAAAAGCTATAAAACAAATGGAAGAATTTGTTTATGAATTATTAAAAGATAAATATGGTGAAGAAAAAGCAAAATATATTGCTAAGGAACTTACTTCAGGAAAATGGACTCACGATTATCCCCTAACAGTTAATAAATTAAAAAAGTTAGGGATTGAAGTTAATACAAATGTTCCAAAAAAAGTTTATGAGTTGTTAGAATTATATCCTCAGCCAATGGGAGCAAAGCCATCAGTTTATTATATTCCAGTTCCATATAATAAAAAAGAGCGGGAAAAAAATGAAAAATAA
- a CDS encoding AAA family ATPase, with protein MSKIGLNPIKIKTFSKIKTYDDTLPSLKYVILEPAGFPIRVGSENVKITADDPKLFNIYARDQWIGEIVKEGDYLFDNSILPDYAFKVISTYPKEGGMITSETVFKLQTPKKVIRTQFKKARFSEIIGQEDAKKKCKIIMKYLENPKLFGEWAPKNILFYGPPGTGKTLMARALVTETNSSFLLIKAPELIGEHVGDSSKMIRELYQKASENAPCIVFIDELDAIGLSREYQSLRGDVSEVVNALLTELDGIKENEGVVTIGATNNPAMLDPAIRSRFEEEIEFKLPNDEERLKIMELYAKKMPLPIKANLKEYVEKTKGFSGRDIKEKFLKPALHKAILEDRDYVSREDLNWALKKILSNRREAPQHLYL; from the coding sequence ATGAGCAAAATAGGACTTAACCCAATAAAAATAAAGACCTTTTCAAAGATTAAAACTTACGATGATACTTTACCTTCATTAAAGTATGTAATATTAGAACCCGCTGGATTTCCAATTAGAGTTGGTAGCGAGAATGTTAAGATTACTGCTGATGATCCAAAACTCTTCAATATTTATGCGAGAGACCAGTGGATTGGTGAGATTGTTAAAGAAGGTGATTATCTATTTGATAATTCAATTCTTCCGGATTATGCCTTTAAGGTTATCTCAACTTATCCAAAAGAAGGAGGTATGATTACAAGCGAGACAGTTTTTAAATTACAAACACCTAAAAAAGTTATTAGGACTCAGTTTAAAAAAGCGAGATTTAGCGAGATTATTGGACAAGAAGATGCAAAAAAGAAATGTAAAATTATTATGAAATATTTAGAAAATCCAAAACTCTTTGGTGAGTGGGCTCCAAAGAATATATTATTCTATGGACCACCAGGAACTGGTAAGACCCTTATGGCGAGAGCATTGGTAACAGAAACAAACTCTTCATTTTTACTAATTAAGGCTCCAGAATTGATTGGTGAGCATGTAGGGGACTCTTCAAAAATGATTAGAGAACTCTATCAAAAAGCATCAGAAAATGCTCCATGTATTGTATTTATCGACGAATTAGATGCCATAGGTTTGAGTAGAGAGTATCAATCTTTAAGGGGAGATGTTTCAGAAGTTGTTAATGCACTATTAACAGAATTAGACGGAATTAAAGAAAATGAAGGAGTTGTTACTATTGGCGCAACAAACAATCCAGCAATGTTAGATCCAGCGATTAGAAGTAGATTTGAAGAAGAAATTGAATTTAAACTACCTAACGATGAGGAAAGATTAAAAATTATGGAGTTATATGCTAAAAAAATGCCTTTACCAATTAAAGCAAACTTAAAAGAATATGTTGAAAAAACTAAAGGATTTAGTGGAAGAGATATTAAGGAGAAGTTCTTAAAACCTGCTTTGCACAAGGCTATATTGGAAGATAGGGATTATGTTAGTAGGGAAGATTTAAATTGGGCTTTAAAGAAGATTTTAAGTAATAGAAGAGAAGCTCCACAACATTTATACCTCTAA
- a CDS encoding SWIM zinc finger family protein gives MHYDIKIIERGREYYRNGLVKYCIKFGDFLYGEVVGGDIYKVKVDLKDYFGYCSCPYKYNCKHAYALIEAYKNNNYIDAEEIFKNFENKSKEDLLKIIKNLIIKNYLWEEFLNKDSLFNKGIGLLKLIPLDRKNIYIFKSFLRNQFVKKAKDEELLKIIYEMINADLDFNDSDVVESLNIILDEIFKRNNKDVIKKIINLYRKHKKELWIIEDYLITHYDNYFEEFD, from the coding sequence ATGCATTATGATATTAAAATTATTGAAAGAGGTAGAGAATATTATAGAAATGGATTAGTTAAGTATTGTATAAAATTTGGAGATTTTTTATATGGAGAAGTTGTTGGTGGCGATATTTATAAAGTTAAGGTTGATTTAAAGGATTATTTTGGATATTGCTCCTGCCCATATAAATACAACTGCAAACATGCATATGCCCTAATTGAAGCATATAAAAACAATAACTACATAGATGCAGAAGAAATTTTTAAAAATTTTGAGAATAAAAGTAAAGAAGATCTTTTAAAAATTATAAAAAATTTAATTATAAAAAATTATCTTTGGGAAGAATTCCTAAATAAAGACAGTTTATTTAACAAAGGTATTGGATTACTTAAACTAATCCCCTTAGATAGAAAAAACATTTATATATTTAAATCATTTTTAAGAAATCAGTTTGTTAAAAAAGCAAAAGATGAGGAATTACTAAAAATAATTTATGAGATGATAAATGCAGATTTAGACTTTAACGATTCTGATGTAGTTGAATCTTTAAATATAATATTAGATGAAATCTTTAAAAGAAATAACAAAGATGTCATAAAAAAGATTATAAATCTATATAGAAAACATAAAAAAGAACTTTGGATTATTGAAGATTATTTAATCACACACTACGACAACTATTTCGAAGAATTTGATTAA
- a CDS encoding DUF2085 domain-containing protein translates to MKRNLIIYILIAISFIIFYIGIFLAPYTAYLGEHSDIFRLISIYIYTIYSPICHQLPQRSFFIFGDKMAVCARCFGIYTGILLGIFIYPFIKNLNDFKVPNKIYLIIALTPMAIDGTTQLIGLRESFNELRFITGFIAGFVVIFYILPIFLKILSKYLE, encoded by the coding sequence ATGAAAAGAAACTTAATAATTTATATATTAATAGCAATATCTTTTATAATCTTTTATATAGGAATTTTTTTAGCGCCATATACTGCATACTTAGGAGAGCATTCAGACATTTTTCGATTAATTTCAATTTATATCTATACAATATACTCACCAATATGCCACCAACTTCCACAGAGAAGTTTTTTTATTTTTGGAGATAAGATGGCTGTATGTGCCAGATGTTTTGGAATATACACTGGAATATTGTTAGGAATTTTTATATATCCTTTTATAAAAAATTTAAATGATTTTAAAGTTCCAAATAAGATATATTTAATAATTGCATTAACTCCTATGGCAATAGATGGAACTACACAATTAATTGGATTGAGAGAAAGTTTTAACGAATTGAGGTTTATAACTGGATTTATTGCTGGTTTTGTAGTAATTTTTTATATTTTACCAATATTTTTAAAAATACTATCAAAATATTTAGAGTAA
- the hacB gene encoding homoaconitase small subunit translates to MIIKGRVHKFGDDVDTDAIIPGPYLRTTDPYELAKYCMAGIDENFSKKVKEGDIIVGGENFGCGSSREQAVIAIKYCGIKAVIAKSFARIFYRNAINIGLIPIIANTDEIEDRDIIEIDLDKEVIKIVNKNKTIKCKVPKGLEWEILNAGGLVNYFKKKKRC, encoded by the coding sequence ATGATAATCAAGGGTAGAGTTCATAAATTTGGTGATGATGTTGATACTGATGCTATTATTCCTGGTCCATATTTGAGAACTACTGACCCTTATGAATTGGCAAAATACTGTATGGCAGGGATTGATGAAAATTTCTCTAAAAAGGTTAAAGAAGGAGATATAATTGTTGGAGGAGAAAACTTTGGATGTGGTTCAAGTAGGGAACAAGCTGTAATAGCAATAAAATACTGTGGAATTAAGGCAGTTATAGCAAAGAGTTTCGCAAGAATTTTTTACAGAAACGCCATAAATATTGGTCTAATTCCTATAATTGCAAACACTGATGAAATTGAAGATAGAGATATAATAGAAATTGACTTAGATAAAGAAGTTATAAAAATCGTTAATAAAAACAAAACTATAAAGTGTAAGGTTCCAAAAGGTTTAGAATGGGAAATTCTGAACGCAGGAGGGTTAGTTAATTATTTTAAAAAGAAAAAAAGGTGCTAA
- a CDS encoding 6-carboxytetrahydropterin synthase produces the protein MLLELNGLHAGLRFSSAHIVFGHPTCGVIHGHSYYVDVKINGERSGEFNFVCDFKIIKKIVKEICDSIDHKLILPKNHKDVYYELRDTTLYFKYKNKEYSIPVEDVILLPIPSTTAEDLAIYFANEISKKLKDLGFSNINWIEVSINEGIGQGACYRMYLKP, from the coding sequence ATGCTTTTAGAACTAAATGGATTACACGCAGGTTTAAGGTTTTCATCTGCCCATATTGTATTTGGACATCCAACTTGTGGGGTTATTCATGGGCATTCATACTATGTTGATGTAAAAATTAATGGAGAAAGATCTGGAGAATTCAACTTTGTCTGTGACTTTAAAATAATTAAAAAGATTGTAAAAGAGATTTGTGATAGTATAGATCATAAATTAATACTTCCAAAAAATCATAAAGATGTTTATTATGAGTTGAGAGACACAACCCTATATTTTAAATATAAGAACAAAGAATACTCTATTCCTGTGGAAGATGTGATTTTATTACCTATTCCTTCCACCACTGCTGAGGATTTAGCAATATATTTTGCTAATGAAATTTCAAAAAAATTAAAAGATCTCGGTTTTTCTAATATAAATTGGATAGAAGTCTCTATCAACGAAGGAATAGGACAGGGTGCATGTTATAGAATGTATTTAAAACCATAG
- a CDS encoding bis-aminopropyl spermidine synthase family protein — MDRILEKVKERSEIPVYDKSIENVLSAILTSEDFWKIVDLSEEPLPLVADIIRVLEEEGLLKIEDSIKLTEKGYEFVKEYGISKKMDDICECCEGRGVSLKNYKDLLEKFKEIVKNRPLPKHEYDQGFVTPECTVSRIALMNSRGDLFNKDVLVLGDDDLTSIALMLSNLPRKIVVVDIDERLINFIKEVAEQLNYKNIEVITLDLRKPLPEKYSRAFDTFITDPPETVYAIKTFIGRGISALKGERRAGYFGITRRESSLDKWREIQKILLNEFNVVITDIIRNFNHYVNWGYDEETRAWKLAPIKKKPKDIWYKSYMFRIETLKDSRGFEEEVDIGDELYNDAESSTT, encoded by the coding sequence ATGGATAGAATATTAGAGAAGGTTAAAGAAAGATCAGAGATTCCAGTATATGATAAATCTATTGAGAATGTTTTATCAGCAATATTGACATCAGAAGATTTTTGGAAAATTGTTGATTTGAGTGAAGAACCTCTTCCATTAGTAGCTGACATTATAAGAGTTTTAGAAGAGGAGGGATTATTAAAAATAGAAGATAGTATAAAATTAACAGAAAAAGGTTATGAATTTGTAAAAGAGTATGGAATTAGTAAAAAGATGGACGATATATGTGAATGTTGCGAAGGGAGAGGTGTTTCTTTAAAGAACTATAAAGATTTATTAGAAAAGTTTAAAGAGATTGTTAAAAATAGACCTTTGCCAAAACACGAATATGATCAAGGTTTCGTCACTCCAGAATGTACAGTTTCAAGAATCGCTTTAATGAATTCGAGAGGTGATTTATTCAATAAAGATGTTTTAGTTTTAGGAGACGATGATTTAACAAGTATTGCCTTAATGCTTTCAAATCTTCCAAGAAAAATAGTAGTTGTAGATATTGATGAGAGATTAATTAATTTCATAAAAGAAGTTGCTGAACAGTTAAACTATAAAAATATTGAAGTTATAACCTTAGATTTAAGAAAACCACTTCCAGAAAAGTATAGTAGAGCATTTGATACATTTATTACAGATCCTCCTGAAACTGTATATGCAATAAAAACATTTATTGGTAGAGGAATTTCAGCATTAAAAGGAGAAAGAAGAGCAGGATACTTTGGAATTACAAGAAGAGAGAGTTCCTTAGACAAGTGGAGAGAAATTCAAAAAATATTATTAAATGAGTTCAATGTAGTTATAACTGATATAATTAGGAATTTCAATCACTATGTAAATTGGGGCTATGATGAGGAAACAAGAGCGTGGAAGTTGGCTCCAATAAAGAAAAAACCAAAAGATATTTGGTATAAGTCATATATGTTTAGAATAGAAACATTAAAAGATAGTAGAGGTTTTGAAGAGGAAGTAGATATTGGAGATGAGTTATATAATGATGCCGAAAGTTCAACAACATAA
- the dph5 gene encoding diphthine synthase: MIIFAGLGLYDENDMTLKTLKFAKKVDKIYAEFYTSVLTGTTIEKIEEVLGKKIHVLSRKDVEYEGYKIIEEAKDKDVMFLTAGDPMVATTHIDLAIEAKKRGIEVLIINAPSIYSAVGITGLQLYKFGKTTSIVFPEENYFPETPYNVIKENLERGLHTLCLLDIRIEENEKRFMTANEGLKILLELENRKKENVLSEETKVVVVARLGSLKPKLVYGKIKDLINYDFGKPLHSIIIPGKLHFMEEEALKYLCENI, translated from the coding sequence ATGATAATCTTTGCTGGATTAGGATTATATGATGAAAATGATATGACTCTAAAAACTTTAAAATTTGCTAAAAAGGTAGATAAAATTTATGCAGAATTTTACACATCTGTTTTAACTGGCACAACTATAGAAAAAATAGAGGAAGTTTTAGGTAAAAAAATACATGTTTTAAGTAGAAAAGATGTTGAATATGAAGGCTATAAAATAATAGAGGAAGCAAAAGACAAAGATGTAATGTTTCTAACTGCTGGAGACCCTATGGTCGCAACAACCCATATAGATTTGGCAATTGAGGCAAAAAAGAGAGGAATTGAAGTTTTAATTATAAATGCTCCGTCAATTTATTCAGCAGTAGGAATCACTGGATTACAATTATATAAATTTGGCAAAACTACATCAATTGTCTTCCCAGAGGAAAATTATTTCCCAGAAACTCCATATAATGTAATAAAAGAAAACTTAGAGAGAGGATTACATACTCTTTGTTTATTGGATATAAGGATAGAAGAAAATGAAAAAAGATTTATGACTGCTAACGAAGGATTAAAAATTTTATTAGAATTGGAAAATAGAAAAAAAGAAAATGTATTGAGTGAAGAAACTAAGGTTGTAGTAGTTGCAAGATTGGGTAGTTTAAAACCAAAATTAGTTTACGGAAAAATAAAAGATTTAATTAATTATGATTTTGGAAAACCTTTACATTCAATAATAATTCCAGGAAAATTGCATTTTATGGAAGAAGAGGCATTAAAATACCTATGTGAAAATATTTAA